In Mycolicibacterium mucogenicum DSM 44124, the following are encoded in one genomic region:
- a CDS encoding sirohydrochlorin chelatase: MQLILTAHGSADPRSAANAREVARIVAALRHDVDVKVAFCEQNSPNLRDVLVDSPADGVVVPLLLADAYHARVDIPAMIADANPAVRQAIKLAPVLGEDDRLIHVLSQRLAHSGVSRLDAGIGVLVTAVGSSSAAANARTGTVATGLVAGTHWQATTAFATGPHANLAEAAELLRDQGATRLVIAPWFLAHGTITDRVAEFAAAHGIPMAQPLGGHRLVAETVLDRFDEVAAVPRAA, from the coding sequence GTGCAACTGATCCTCACCGCGCACGGCAGTGCCGATCCGCGGTCTGCGGCGAACGCCCGCGAGGTGGCCCGTATCGTCGCGGCACTGCGTCATGATGTCGACGTCAAAGTGGCGTTCTGCGAACAGAATTCGCCGAATCTGCGAGACGTGCTGGTCGACTCCCCTGCCGACGGCGTCGTGGTGCCGCTACTGCTGGCCGACGCCTACCACGCGCGTGTCGACATCCCCGCGATGATCGCCGACGCCAATCCGGCGGTGCGGCAGGCCATCAAACTGGCGCCAGTGCTCGGCGAGGACGACCGGCTGATCCACGTGCTGAGCCAGCGGCTCGCCCACTCCGGGGTGTCCCGGCTGGACGCCGGCATCGGCGTCCTGGTGACGGCCGTCGGGTCGTCGTCGGCTGCCGCCAACGCACGCACCGGCACCGTGGCCACGGGACTGGTCGCGGGCACCCACTGGCAGGCCACGACGGCATTCGCCACCGGCCCGCACGCCAACCTGGCCGAAGCCGCCGAACTGCTGCGGGATCAGGGTGCGACACGTCTGGTCATCGCGCCCTGGTTCCTGGCCCACGGCACGATCACCGACCGGGTCGCCGAATTCGCTGCCGCACACGGAATTCCGATGGCCCAGCCGCTGGGCGGCCACCGGCTCGTCGCAGAGACCGTGCTGGACCGATTCGACGAGGTCGCCGCCGTACCGCGCGCCGCGTAA
- a CDS encoding phosphoadenylyl-sulfate reductase yields the protein MTDVSETDLRELAARGAAELADATAEELLRWVEENFSGQYVVASNMQDAVLVEMAAKVHPGVDVLFLDTGYHFAETIGTRDAVEAVYGVNIVNVTPEQTVAQQDELVGKDLFASDAARCCNLRKVQPLSKALKGYSAWVTGIRRVEAPTRANAPLISFDEAFGLVKVNPIAAWSDDDMQAYIEANGILVNPLVDEGYPSIGCAPCTQKPAEGADPRSGRWAGLAKTECGLHAS from the coding sequence ATGACGGACGTTTCGGAAACTGACCTACGGGAACTGGCAGCGCGCGGCGCTGCCGAACTGGCCGACGCCACTGCTGAGGAACTGCTGCGCTGGGTCGAGGAGAATTTCTCGGGCCAGTACGTCGTGGCCTCCAACATGCAGGACGCCGTCCTGGTCGAGATGGCGGCCAAGGTGCATCCCGGCGTCGACGTGCTGTTCCTGGACACCGGCTACCACTTCGCCGAGACCATCGGTACCCGCGACGCCGTCGAGGCCGTCTACGGCGTGAACATCGTCAATGTGACACCCGAGCAGACCGTCGCCCAGCAGGACGAACTGGTCGGCAAGGACCTGTTCGCCAGCGATGCCGCCCGGTGCTGCAACCTGCGTAAGGTGCAGCCGCTGTCGAAGGCGCTCAAGGGCTACTCGGCGTGGGTGACGGGCATCCGCCGCGTCGAGGCGCCGACGCGCGCCAACGCCCCGCTGATCAGTTTCGACGAGGCGTTCGGCCTGGTGAAGGTCAACCCGATCGCCGCGTGGAGCGATGACGACATGCAGGCGTACATCGAAGCCAACGGCATTCTGGTGAATCCGCTTGTGGACGAAGGCTATCCGTCCATCGGCTGCGCACCGTGCACCCAGAAGCCGGCCGAGGGCGCTGACCCCCGCAGCGGTCGCTGGGCCGGTCTGGCCAAGACCGAGTGCGGTCTGCACGCGTCCTGA
- a CDS encoding nitrite/sulfite reductase: MTTAKPTKTRDEGQWALGNREPLNPNEVFKQEDDALNVRQRIIDVHSKQGFESISKDDLRGRYRWMGLYTQREQGYDGTYTGDDNADMLEAPYFMMRVRCDGGALTSAALRTIGEISVEFARDSADITDRENIQYHWIRVEDVPEIWRRLESVGLQTTEACGDCPRVVLGGPLSGEALNEVLDPSWAVDEIVSRYVGNPEFSNLPRKYKTAISGLQDVAHEINDIAFIGVNHPEHGPGLDVWVGGGLSTNPMLAQRLGAWVPLAEVPDVWEGITKVFRDYGYRRLRSKARLKFLIKDWGVEKFRDVLETEYLGRKLIDGPAPEQVPHTIDHVGVQKLKNGLNAVGVAAIAGRSSGTILTKVADLAEAAGSDRIRLTPYQKLIILDVPDDKVEELIAGLDALGLQTRPSHWRKNLMACTGIEYCKLSFAETRVRAQSLVPELEQRLADLNSQLDVPVTINLNGCPNSCARIQIADIGFKGQMIDDGNGPEEGFQVHLGGSLGLDSGFGRKLRQHKVLATELGDYIDRVVRNFVKQREAGERFAQWAVRADEADLR, encoded by the coding sequence CTCAACGTGCGGCAGCGCATCATCGACGTCCACTCCAAGCAGGGCTTCGAGTCGATCAGCAAGGACGATCTCCGCGGGCGGTACCGCTGGATGGGTCTGTACACCCAGCGCGAGCAGGGCTACGACGGCACCTACACCGGCGACGACAACGCCGACATGCTCGAGGCCCCCTACTTCATGATGCGGGTGCGCTGCGACGGCGGCGCCCTGACCAGCGCGGCGCTGCGGACCATCGGCGAGATCTCGGTCGAGTTCGCACGCGACAGCGCCGACATCACCGACCGCGAGAACATCCAGTACCACTGGATCCGCGTCGAGGACGTGCCGGAGATCTGGCGCCGCCTCGAGTCCGTCGGCCTGCAGACGACCGAGGCGTGCGGCGACTGCCCGCGCGTCGTGCTCGGTGGCCCGCTGTCCGGTGAGGCCCTCAACGAGGTGCTCGACCCGAGCTGGGCCGTCGACGAGATCGTCAGCCGCTACGTCGGCAACCCGGAGTTCTCCAACCTGCCGCGTAAGTACAAGACCGCCATCTCGGGTCTGCAGGACGTCGCGCACGAGATCAACGACATCGCCTTCATCGGCGTCAACCACCCCGAGCACGGCCCCGGCCTGGACGTCTGGGTCGGCGGCGGCCTGTCCACCAACCCGATGCTGGCGCAGCGCCTGGGCGCCTGGGTGCCGCTCGCCGAGGTGCCCGACGTCTGGGAGGGCATCACCAAGGTCTTCCGTGACTACGGCTACCGCCGCCTGCGTTCCAAGGCCCGTCTGAAGTTCTTGATCAAGGACTGGGGTGTCGAGAAGTTCCGCGACGTTCTCGAGACCGAATACCTCGGCCGCAAGCTCATCGACGGCCCGGCGCCGGAGCAGGTGCCGCACACCATCGACCACGTCGGCGTGCAGAAGCTGAAGAACGGCCTGAACGCCGTCGGCGTCGCGGCCATCGCCGGCCGCTCGTCGGGCACCATCCTGACCAAGGTCGCCGACCTGGCCGAGGCCGCCGGCTCCGACCGGATCCGCCTGACCCCGTACCAGAAGCTGATCATCCTCGACGTGCCCGACGACAAGGTCGAGGAACTGATCGCCGGCCTGGATGCGCTGGGCCTGCAGACCCGCCCGTCGCACTGGCGCAAGAACCTGATGGCCTGCACCGGTATCGAGTACTGCAAGCTGTCGTTCGCCGAGACCCGGGTGCGGGCACAGTCGCTGGTTCCGGAGCTCGAGCAGCGGCTCGCCGACCTGAATTCGCAGCTCGACGTGCCGGTCACCATCAACCTCAACGGCTGCCCCAACTCGTGCGCCCGTATCCAGATCGCCGACATCGGCTTCAAGGGCCAGATGATCGACGACGGCAACGGTCCCGAGGAGGGCTTCCAGGTGCACCTGGGCGGCAGCCTGGGCCTGGACAGCGGATTCGGGCGCAAGCTGCGTCAGCACAAGGTGCTGGCCACCGAGCTCGGCGACTACATCGATCGTGTCGTGCGCAACTTCGTGAAACAACGTGAGGCCGGAGAGCGTTTTGCCCAGTGGGCCGTTCGGGCCGACGAAGCTGACTTGAGGTGA